A region of Diospyros lotus cultivar Yz01 unplaced genomic scaffold, ASM1463336v1 tig00010860_2, whole genome shotgun sequence DNA encodes the following proteins:
- the LOC127793459 gene encoding uncharacterized protein LOC127793459 produces MVIASSCCHSSSPVTRFGCQICSCRRCLRPQLLPSLASDLSPTVIAATAIAASRDHCFSRSLCQSPQPWPSPTAAAAAARAVLGKKLSGASREESFDAPEEEPFGASRKESFGVPREELFGAPRQESPSASKEKPYDAPRDESSDAPRGEPSGALREKPSGAPRNELTGTLRDALSRALREKSSGALGNEPFDVLGEESSGVPSEEPSDALGKELFNALVAPVIAPQFRLVFAVN; encoded by the exons ATGGTCATCGCCTCCAGTTGCTGCCATTCGTCGTCTCCCGTCACTCGCTTTGGCTGCCAGATCTGTAGCTGCCGTCGTTGCCTTCGTCCTCAGCTACTTCCTTCCCTGGCTTCAGATCTATCGCCAACCGTTATAGCCGCAACTGCCATCGCCGCCAGCCGCGACCATTGCTTTAGCCGCAGCCTTTGCCAGTCGCCGCAGCCATGGCCATCTCCTACAGCTGCTGCAGCAGCAGCCCGCG CTGTTCTTGGGAAAAAATTATCTGGTGCCTCGAGAGAGGAGTCGTTTGATGCCCCTGAAGAGGAGCCATTTGGCGCCTCAAGAAAGGAGTCGTTTGGTGTTCCGAGGGAGGAGTTGTTTGGTGCTCCAAGGCAAGAGTCGCCTAGTGCCTCAAAGGAAAAGCCGTATGACGCTCCAAGAGATGAGTCGTCTGATGCCCCAAGGGGGGAGCCATCTGGTGCTCTAAGGGAGAAGCCATCTGGTGCCCCAAGAAATGAGTTGACTGGCACCCTGAGGGATGCGCTATCTCGTGCCCTAAGGGAGAAGTCGTCTGGTGCTCTAGGGAATGAGCCATTTGACGTCCTGGGGGAAGAGTCGTCTGGTGTCCCAAGCGAGGAGCCGTCTGACGCCCTTGGGAAAGAGTTGTTTAACGCCCTTGTGGCTCCGGTGATTGCACCTCAATTTCGTCTTGTCTTTGCTGTTAATTAG